One window from the genome of Pelosinus sp. IPA-1 encodes:
- a CDS encoding aminotransferase class I/II-fold pyridoxal phosphate-dependent enzyme, protein MIQQAERMKGLTSAIFSQIEDLQKEVAASGKDIIQLSIGNPDMAPAPHIMEALRNGANCGNNYGYTLSKGKPELLQAIADWYQTKFGVTLDPGSEIHSLIGSQEGLAHIGLCLVNPGDVVLIPDPGYPIFSVGPHIAGAELQRMCLTAENNYLPDLDAIDEEVLKRTKLMILNYPNNPLAATGTREFFAKVVNLAHRYNFVVCNDFAYSELVFDDYRPDSFLSIPGAREIGVEFNSISKSYNMCGCRIGYIVGNAEVIALLGRLKSNFDYGIFAPIQLAAIAALTGPQDCVKETAATYQRRRDIIVDGFCAMGWHVERPKASMYIWAKVPTEQSSFDFTVDLLKNTGVAVIPGRAFGECGEGFIRISLVQPEERLVEVVSRIKQWLR, encoded by the coding sequence ATGATTCAGCAGGCTGAGCGTATGAAGGGGCTAACTTCGGCGATTTTTTCACAGATCGAGGACTTGCAGAAGGAAGTGGCGGCTTCGGGTAAGGATATCATCCAATTGTCAATTGGCAATCCAGATATGGCTCCAGCGCCTCATATTATGGAAGCGTTGAGGAATGGTGCTAATTGTGGCAATAACTATGGCTATACCCTGTCGAAGGGAAAACCAGAATTATTGCAGGCCATTGCCGATTGGTATCAGACTAAATTTGGAGTAACACTAGACCCAGGTAGTGAAATTCATTCTTTGATTGGTTCTCAAGAGGGGTTAGCCCACATTGGACTTTGTCTCGTCAATCCAGGGGATGTAGTGCTAATTCCAGATCCGGGCTATCCCATATTTAGTGTAGGCCCACACATTGCTGGCGCAGAACTACAGCGGATGTGTTTAACAGCAGAAAATAACTATTTACCAGATTTGGACGCCATTGACGAAGAAGTGCTAAAGCGTACCAAATTAATGATCTTAAATTATCCCAATAATCCTTTAGCGGCCACTGGGACACGTGAATTTTTTGCAAAAGTGGTAAACTTAGCACATCGCTATAATTTTGTGGTTTGTAATGATTTTGCTTATAGTGAACTGGTCTTTGATGATTATCGGCCAGATAGTTTTTTGAGTATTCCCGGGGCTAGAGAAATTGGCGTAGAGTTTAATTCGATATCGAAAAGTTATAATATGTGTGGTTGCCGAATTGGTTATATTGTGGGTAATGCGGAGGTTATCGCTTTATTAGGACGTCTGAAATCAAACTTTGATTATGGTATATTTGCTCCTATACAACTTGCAGCCATCGCTGCTTTGACAGGACCTCAAGATTGTGTTAAAGAAACGGCGGCTACTTACCAAAGGCGACGAGATATTATTGTGGATGGCTTTTGTGCTATGGGGTGGCATGTAGAACGTCCAAAGGCATCTATGTACATATGGGCTAAAGTGCCAACAGAGCAAAGTTCTTTTGATTTTACTGTTGATTTGCTGAAAAACACGGGAGTTGCAGTCATCCCTGGAAGGGCCTTTGGCGAATGTGGGGAAGGCTTTATCAGAATATCCTTAGTACAACCTGAAGAGAGATTGGTGGAAGTGGTTTCTAGAATAAAGCAATGGTTAAGGTGA
- a CDS encoding HIT family protein: MSAKNDCFYCLKDQRLDDLMIEIKEMEVSTLYLFKEQTYEGRCVLAYKGHQNHLTELDEKEYELYMKDLAKVAKAIMKAFNPDKLNYGAYSDKLSHLHFHLVPKYQDGPSWGGTFEMMPEKKVLLSEAEYLKRINLIQEKL, encoded by the coding sequence ATGAGTGCTAAAAATGATTGTTTTTATTGCTTAAAGGATCAACGGTTAGATGATTTAATGATCGAAATAAAAGAAATGGAAGTTTCAACGTTGTATCTATTTAAGGAACAAACTTACGAGGGTAGATGTGTATTGGCTTATAAAGGGCATCAAAACCATCTCACTGAGTTAGATGAAAAAGAGTATGAGCTCTATATGAAGGATTTAGCAAAGGTAGCAAAGGCTATTATGAAGGCTTTTAATCCTGATAAGCTAAATTACGGAGCTTATTCCGATAAACTTTCCCATTTGCATTTTCATTTAGTACCGAAGTACCAAGATGGACCGTCTTGGGGCGGAACCTTTGAAATGATGCCCGAAAAGAAAGTATTACTTAGCGAAGCGGAGTATCTAAAAAGGATCAATCTGATCCAGGAAAAATTATAA